The following coding sequences are from one Phormidium ambiguum IAM M-71 window:
- a CDS encoding baseplate J/gp47 family protein produces MPLPLPNLDDRSYEDLVAQATSLIPVEYPEWTDHNPSDTGIILIELLAWLTEMVLYRVDRVPDKNMETFLKLLNGPEWANREMGKGGDLQNAIRETVVDLRKRYRAVTCEDYERLAVEDWNETEQSQLLGKIRRSHCLPERNLALKNPDARETNAPGHISLVVVPDIPEEASEANSSPFPLSPFSPFSPSPSSDLLTALWMFLDERRLLTTRHHVVAPEYVPVTLSASLVLEEGAKVADVRSRVHESIHTFFHPFKGGADGTGWPFGRNIYISEVYELLDDISGVDYVEAVKLKVIYPTMQINNELDQSKEIGLLVGVNTIIGRGLLDEDTNKQVVLKDYELVAIKIDELILKEAWQVNA; encoded by the coding sequence ATGCCTCTACCCTTACCCAACCTAGACGATCGCTCTTATGAAGATTTGGTAGCCCAAGCCACCTCCCTAATTCCCGTCGAGTATCCCGAATGGACTGACCACAATCCATCAGATACGGGGATTATCTTAATTGAATTGCTGGCTTGGCTAACTGAAATGGTACTTTATCGGGTCGATCGCGTCCCCGATAAAAATATGGAAACCTTTCTCAAGCTACTCAACGGGCCAGAATGGGCTAATCGGGAAATGGGAAAGGGGGGTGATTTGCAAAATGCAATTCGGGAAACAGTTGTCGATCTGCGAAAGCGTTACCGAGCAGTAACTTGTGAAGATTACGAGCGTTTGGCAGTCGAAGATTGGAACGAAACTGAGCAATCTCAATTATTAGGCAAAATTAGGCGATCGCACTGCCTTCCCGAACGCAACCTAGCCTTAAAGAACCCAGACGCACGAGAAACAAATGCTCCCGGACACATCAGCTTAGTCGTAGTACCAGACATCCCCGAAGAAGCAAGCGAAGCCAATTCTTCCCCTTTCCCCCTTTCCCCTTTTTCCCCCTTTTCCCCTTCCCCCTCTTCAGATTTACTAACCGCCTTGTGGATGTTTTTGGACGAACGACGGTTACTGACAACGCGCCATCATGTTGTCGCACCAGAGTATGTACCCGTTACGCTCTCAGCTTCTTTAGTTCTCGAAGAAGGGGCTAAGGTGGCAGATGTGCGATCGCGGGTTCATGAAAGCATCCATACATTCTTTCATCCCTTCAAGGGCGGTGCAGACGGCACTGGCTGGCCTTTTGGTCGCAACATTTATATTTCTGAAGTTTATGAATTGCTTGATGATATTTCTGGAGTTGACTATGTTGAGGCAGTAAAACTAAAAGTCATCTATCCAACGATGCAAATCAATAACGAACTCGACCAAAGTAAAGAAATTGGTTTGCTTGTTGGAGTAAATACAATTATCGGCAGAGGACTTCTTGATGAAGATACCAACAAACAAGTTGTCTTAAAAGACTATGAATTAGTTGCAATCAAGATTGATGAATTAATCCTCAAGGAGGCTTGGCAAGTCAATGCCTAA
- a CDS encoding phage tail protein I: MPNNNPDRISSYLQYLPYLQQSDEFLGHFLLAIERILSGFTLKDSEDIFPNQLGLEEYIESIHTYFNPGLSREEAGTTPADFLPWLASWVAASLQEEWDEDFKRKFISNIVPLYRLRGTKAGMKKILEIYTGEEVKIYEFDRPAHYFQVEMTLSETAENLRRKQQIAKTILDLQKPAHTFYSFQVLVPTMQIRNQDSQNGIIVGRTTILGTTSNR; encoded by the coding sequence ATGCCTAATAATAATCCCGATCGCATTAGTAGTTATCTCCAGTATCTCCCCTACCTTCAGCAGTCTGATGAATTTTTGGGGCATTTCCTGTTGGCAATCGAGCGGATTTTAAGCGGATTTACGCTCAAGGATTCGGAGGATATTTTTCCTAACCAACTCGGTTTAGAAGAGTATATTGAGAGCATTCACACCTACTTTAATCCCGGCTTGTCCAGAGAAGAAGCTGGAACTACACCTGCTGACTTTTTACCTTGGCTTGCCTCTTGGGTAGCAGCCAGCTTACAGGAAGAGTGGGATGAAGATTTTAAACGCAAGTTTATCAGTAATATCGTACCGTTGTATCGCTTGCGAGGAACGAAAGCAGGGATGAAAAAAATTCTAGAAATTTATACAGGAGAAGAAGTTAAAATTTATGAATTTGATCGACCCGCTCACTATTTTCAAGTTGAAATGACGTTGAGCGAGACAGCAGAAAATTTGAGGCGAAAACAGCAGATCGCCAAAACAATTTTAGATTTACAAAAACCTGCCCACACCTTTTATTCCTTCCAAGTTCTAGTGCCAACCATGCAAATCCGAAATCAAGATTCACAAAATGGAATAATTGTAGGAAGAACAACTATACTTGGAACAACAAGTAATCGCTAA
- a CDS encoding polymer-forming cytoskeletal protein → MPANYEQPTYLDKRLRYFDGQFLKDQDFIDEQKYHVDRTRRLSRSLQVSGISEGLAVTVAGNDRVTVNPGTGADSKGRLIVLATPEDVSLVSYRNQTVSLLISYQEIEADRAQEGTEGNRRWHEKPLIQVASPETTAVSEAIVLANLNVDKDGVVKVDNSVRQYSGVYLPAAGGKGPILRSGGDGASNKAVLTGDLSVSGTLEVNSLSIGSGGINLSNAEINGNLTASGSITGSSLSVGSGNITAGSATISGNLTAGSATVSGNLTADSATINSNLTAGSATINGNLTTSGSITGSSLSLGSGNITAGDLSVGRITCQNVRAQVVASNKVSTAALNWVDLPDMSITVTTGNNPVLIMFKGGGAQGGAGLVRGRFRLLVDDVEKAMTLHEFHNSGWELRDVMLNWVEVLSAGQHTIKVQWFTQHNTGAASTMSLCFYGDTRSIIVVEL, encoded by the coding sequence ATGCCAGCTAATTACGAACAACCTACCTATTTAGACAAGAGACTGCGCTATTTTGATGGTCAATTTTTAAAAGACCAAGACTTTATCGACGAACAAAAATATCATGTCGATCGCACTCGCAGATTGAGCCGAAGTTTGCAAGTTTCAGGGATTAGCGAAGGGTTAGCTGTTACGGTGGCGGGAAACGATCGCGTCACCGTCAACCCTGGTACAGGTGCCGATTCAAAAGGACGACTCATTGTTCTAGCAACACCAGAAGACGTTTCCCTCGTCAGCTACAGAAATCAGACAGTTTCCCTGTTGATTTCCTATCAAGAAATCGAAGCCGATCGAGCACAGGAGGGAACAGAAGGCAATCGGCGCTGGCACGAAAAACCGCTGATTCAAGTAGCCTCACCAGAAACAACCGCTGTCTCAGAAGCGATCGTGCTAGCAAATTTGAATGTTGATAAAGATGGTGTCGTAAAAGTTGATAATTCCGTGCGCCAATATTCAGGCGTGTATCTGCCAGCCGCAGGTGGCAAAGGGCCGATTTTGCGATCTGGTGGAGATGGCGCTAGCAATAAAGCAGTTCTCACCGGAGATTTGAGCGTCAGTGGCACTCTAGAAGTAAACAGTCTTTCTATTGGATCGGGCGGCATCAACCTCAGCAATGCTGAGATTAATGGCAATCTTACTGCTAGTGGCAGCATCACAGGCAGCAGTCTCAGTGTTGGCAGTGGTAATATCACGGCAGGTAGCGCCACAATCAGTGGCAATCTCACCGCAGGTAGCGCCACAGTCAGTGGCAATCTCACCGCAGATAGCGCCACAATCAACAGCAATCTCACGGCAGGTAGCGCCACAATCAACGGCAATCTCACTACTAGTGGCAGCATTACAGGCAGTAGCCTATCTCTTGGTAGTGGTAACATCACCGCAGGCGATCTTTCAGTTGGGAGAATCACTTGTCAGAATGTCCGCGCTCAAGTGGTAGCCTCCAATAAGGTTTCTACAGCGGCGCTAAACTGGGTGGATTTGCCTGATATGTCAATTACTGTGACGACTGGAAATAATCCGGTATTAATTATGTTTAAAGGTGGAGGTGCTCAAGGTGGCGCTGGTTTGGTTAGAGGAAGATTTCGCTTATTAGTGGATGATGTGGAAAAAGCTATGACGTTGCACGAGTTTCACAATAGTGGTTGGGAACTCAGGGATGTAATGTTGAACTGGGTAGAAGTTCTCTCAGCAGGTCAACATACGATTAAAGTTCAATGGTTTACTCAACATAATACTGGTGCTGCCTCAACAATGTCTTTGTGCTTTTATGGCGACACCAGAAGCATTATTGTTGTTGAACTGTGA